The following are encoded together in the Cynocephalus volans isolate mCynVol1 chromosome 4, mCynVol1.pri, whole genome shotgun sequence genome:
- the LOC134375281 gene encoding olfactory receptor 5B2-like, producing MENNTEVTGFNLLGLIDVPDLQFPLFIMFTLIYLITVVGNLGMIVLILLDSGLHSPMYFFLSNLSLVDFCYSTAVTPKVMVGFLKGDKAISYNACAAQMFFFVALATAENFLLASMAYDRYAAVCKPLHYTTTMTTSMCAHLAIGSYVYSFINASIHIRNTFSLSFCMSNLVHHFFCDVPAVMALSCSDRHVSELILVFVASFNTLFALLVILISYLFIFITILKMHSAEGHLKALSTCASHLTTVSIFYGTVIFMYSQPSSSHSMDTDKIASVFYTMVIPMLNPVVYSLRNKEVKNAFKKVVEKATLSLGLTF from the coding sequence ATGGAAAACAATACAGAAGTAACTGGATTCAACCTTCTAGGACTAATCGATGTCCCAGACCTGCAGTTTCCTCTCTTTATCATGTTCACTCTCATTTATCTCATCACTGTGGTTGGGAATCTGGGGATGATTGTGTTGATTCTGTTGGACTCTGGTCTTCACTctcccatgtactttttcctcagtAACTTGTCTTTGGTGGATTTTTGTTACTCTACAGCTGTCACTCCCAAGGTGATGGTTGGGTTCCTTAAAGGAGACAAGGCCATCTCCTACAATGCGTGTGCAGCTCAGATGTTCTTTTTTGTGGCCTTGGCTACTGCAGAAAATTTCCTCTTGGCGTcaatggcctatgaccgctatgcAGCCGTGTGTAAACCCCTGCATTACACCACCACCATGACAACAAGTATGTGTGCTCATCTGGCCATAGGCTCCTATGTCTATAGTTTCATAAATGCCTCCATCCACATCAGGAACACATTCAGTCTTTCTTTCTGTATGTCCAATCTGGTCCATCACTTTTTCTGTGATGTCCCAGCAGTTATGGCTCTCTCTTGTTCTGATAGACATGTTAGTGAGCTGATTCTTGTTTTTGTGGCAAGCTTCAATACCCTTTTTGCTCTCCTGGTTATCTTGATTTCCTACCTGTTCATATTTATCACCATCCTGAAGATGCACTCAGCTGAGGGACACCTAAAGGCTTTGTCCACCTGTGCTTCTCACCTCACTACGGTCTCTATATTCTATGGGACAGTCATCTTTATGTACTCCCAGCCAAGTTCCAGTCACTCCATGGACACAGACAAAATTGCATCTGTGTTCTATACTATGGTCATCCCCATGCTTAATCCTGTGgtctacagcctgaggaacaaaGAGGTCAAAAATGCATTCAAGAAGGTGGTAGAGAAGGCAACATTGTCTCTAGGCTTGACCTTTtaa
- the LOC134375289 gene encoding olfactory receptor 5B3-like — protein sequence MENRTEVTQFVLLGLTNASELQVPLFTMFALIFLINVVGNLGMIILILWDSRLHNPMYFFLSNLSLVDICYSSAVTPKVMGGLLVGDKVISYNACAAQAFFFGGFASVENLLLASMAYDRYAAVCKPLHYTTTMTTNACVCLAIGCYVGGFLNASIHTGETFSLSFCMSNVVHHFFCDVPAVMALSCSDRRVNELILVYVASINIFFALLLILISYLFIFITILKMHSSAGYQKALSTCVSHLTAVLIFYGTIIFMYIRPSSSHSMDTDKIAAVFYTMIIPMLNPVVYSLRNKEVKSALNKVVDKGKLSLGLQV from the coding sequence ATGGAGAACAGAACAGAGGTGACACAGTTTGTCCTCCTAGGACTAACCAATGCCTCAGAACTACAAGTCCCTCTCTTTACCATGTTTGCTCTCATCTTCCTCATAAATGTTGTTGGAAACCTTGGGATGATCATACTGATTCTCTGGGACTCTCGCCTCCACAatcccatgtactttttcctcagtAACCTGTCTCTTGTCGACATTTGCTACTCTTCAGCTGTCACTCCGAAGGTCATGGGTGGGCTCCTTGTAGGAGACAAGGTCATCTCTTACAATGCATGTGCTGCTCAAGCATTCTTTTTTGGAGGCTTTGCCAGTGTGGAAAATTTACTCTTAGCCTCAATGGCTTATGACCGCTATGCGGCAGTGTGCAAACCCCTACATTACACCACCACCATGACTACTAATGCGTGTGTATGTCTGGCTATAGGCTGCTATGTCGGTGGTTTCCTAAATGCCTCCATTCACACTGGGGAAACATTCAGTCTCTCTTTCTGTATGTCCAATGTGGTCCATCACTTTTTCTGTGATGTCCCAGCAGTCATGGCTCTGTCTTGCTCTGATAGACGTGTTAATGAGCTGATTCTTGTTTACGTAGCCAGCATCAATATCTTTTTTGCCCTCCTGCTTATTTTGATATCCTACCTATTCATATTTATTACCATCCTAAAGATGCACTCATCTGCAGGATATCAGAAGGCTCTGTCCACCTGTGTCTCCCACCTCACTGCAGTCCTCATTTTCTATGGGACTATTATCTTCATGTACATACGACCAAGCTCCAGTCACTCCATGGACACAGACAAAATTGCAGCTGTGTTTTATACTATGATTATCCCCATGCTGAACCCTGTGgtctacagcctgaggaacaaggaAGTCAAGAGTGCACTCAATAAGGTTGTTGACAAGGGAAAATTGTCCCTAGGTTTGCAAGTTTAA
- the LOC134375339 gene encoding olfactory receptor 5B17-like — MENKTKVSEFTLQGLTNAPELQVPLFIMFMLIYLVTLIGNLGMIMLILLDSRLHSPMYFFLSHLSLVDFCYSSTVTPKVLAGLLIEDKVISYNACAAQMFFFALCATVECYLLALMAYDRYAAVCKPLHYTTMMTTSVCARLAIGCYVIGFLNASIQTGDTFCLSFCMSSVIHHFFCDIPAVMTLTCSGKHISELILLLISSFNVFFALFVILVSYLLIFNTILKMHSAEGYQKALSTCGSHLIAVLLFYGTAMIMYVQPSSSHSMDTDKNAAVFYTMVIPMLNPIVYSLRNNKVKRAFKKAIEKAERSLVF; from the coding sequence ATGGAGAATAAAACGAAGGTGAGTGAATTCACCCTGCAAGGACTAACCAATGCCCCAGAACTGCAGGTTCCCCTCTTTATAATGTTCATGCTCATCTACCTCGTCACTCTGATTGGGAATCTGGGGATGATCATGTTGATCCTGCTGGATTCTCGGCTCCACTctcccatgtactttttcctcagtCACCTGTCTCTGGTGGACTTTTGCTACTCATCAACTGTCACTCCAAAGGTTTTGGCTGGGCTGCTTATTGAAGACAAGGTCATCTCCTACAATGCGTGTGCTGCTCAGATGTTCTTTTTTGCACTCTGTGCTACTGTGGAATGTTACCTCTTGGCTTtaatggcctatgaccgctacgCAGCAGTGTGTAAACCCCTCCATTACACCACCATGATGACGACAAGTGTGTGTGCTCGTCTGGCCATAGGCTGTTATGTCATTGGTTTTCTGAATGCTTCTATCCAAACTGGAGACACCTTCTGcctctctttctgcatgtccagTGTAATCCATCACTTTTTCTGTGATATTCCAGCAGTCATGACTCTGACTTGCTCTGGGAAGCACATTAGTGAGCTAATCCTTCTTCTTATTTCGAGCTTTAATGTCTTTTTTGCACTTTTTGTTATCTTGGTATCCTACCTGCTCATATTTAACACCATTTTGAAGATGCACTCAGCTGAGGGATATCAGAAGGCTCTATCTACCTGTGGTTCTCACCTCATTgccgttttattattttatgggaCTGCCATGATTATGTATGTACAGCCCAGCTCCAGTCATTCCatggacacagacaaaaatgcaGCTGTGTTCTATACTATGGTCATCCCCATGCTGAACCCTATAGTCTACAGCCTGAGAAACAATAAGGTGAAGAGAGCTTTCAAGAAGGCTATAGAGAAGGCAGAACGTTCTCTAGTCTTCTAA